The nucleotide sequence CATTTCTAAAAAACGGCTTATATTTTTTTATTTCATTTATAGTAAAATCAATACTTCTTTCATATTTAGCATCTTTAAGATCCCATGTATCCGGGTTATGACAATATTTACATCTTAAAGGACACCCTTGTGTAAATACAATAAATCTAATACCAGGTCCATCTACGGTCCCGCAACTTTCAAATGAATGTAACTTTCCTGTTAATTCCATCTCTTTCATCTCCTTTGCTTTACCCTTTCTCGTAAATCACTAACTTTTTAATAAGTGATTTACATCAAGGAAGAGGGATATTATTATTAATACCATTATAACATAAAAGTGGCAGTTAAAATTAATTAACTACCACTTTCTAAACTATAACTTTTTATTACATAGTTGAGTTAATAGTTCTTTTTATAACATCTAATTGTTGTTCCTTAGTTAATCTAACAAAGTTAACTGCATATCCAGATACTCTGATAGTTAATTGAGGATATAACTCAGGTCTTTCCATAGCGTCTTCTAATAATGATCTATCGAATACGTTAACGTTTAAATGTTGTCCACCAGTTGGAGAGAAATATCCATCCATTAATGAGATTAGGTTGTTTCTTCTGATAGAATCTTCTTTTCCTAATGCTCCTGGAGTTATAGCGAATGTATAAGATATACCATCATTTGCATGTTCAAATGGTAATTTTGCAACAGATGACATAGAAGCGATTGCTCCTCTTCTGTCTCTACCGTGCATAGGGTTAGCTCCTGGACCAAATGGTTCTCCAGCTCTTCTACCGTCAGGAGTATTTCCTGTCTTCTTTCCGTATACTACGTTTGAAGTGATAGTTAATAGAGATTGAGTAGGTCTAGCTCCTCTATACATGTGGTGAGTTCTGATTTTGTTCATGAAGTTTTTAGTGATCATTACTGCAAATCCATCAGTTTCATCATCGTTGTTTCCGAATGGAGTATATTCTCCTTCGATCTCATAGTCAACTGCTAATCCATCTTCATTTCTGATTACTTTTACTTTAGCATTTTTGATAGCTGCTAATGCGTCAGCAACGATTGAGATTCCTGCAATTCCATGAGCTTGTGTTCTGTCTATTTCTAAATCATGTAATGACATTTGGAATGCTTCGTAAGCATATTTGTCATGCATGTAATGAATTATGTTTAATGCTTTTCCGTATACTTTAGATAACCATTCCATACTTTGGTCTAATTTTTCCATAACTTCGTCGAAGTCTAAGTATTCAGATGTGATAGGAGCGAATTTAGGAGCTACTTGTGCACCACTTTTCTCATCCTTTCCACCATTTATAGCATATAATAATGCTTTTGGTAAGTTTACTCTGGCACCGAAGAATTGCATTCCTTTACCTATTTTCATAGGAGATACACAACAAGCGATTCCATAATCGTCACCAAATTGGTTTCTCATAAGGTCATCATTTTCATATTGTAATGATGATGTATCCATAGATACTTTTGCAGCAAATTGCTTAAAGTTCTCAGGTAAGCTAGTTGACCATAATACTGTTAAGTTTGGCTCAGGTGCTGGACCTAAGTTATATAAAGTATTTAATGTTCTGAATGAAGTTTTAGTTACTAAAGTTCTTCCATCTGTACCCATTCCACCGATTGATTCTGTAACCCATGTAGGGTCTCCTGAGAATAACTCGTTGTATGCAGGTGGTCTTAAGAATCTAACTATTCTTAATTTCATGATGAATTGGTCCATGTATTCTTGAGCCTCTTCTTCAGTGATTGTTCCTTCAGCAACATCTTTTTCAATATAGATGTCTAAGAAAGTAGATACTCTACCTAATGACATAGCAGCTCCGTCTTGGTGCTTAGTAGCAGCAAGGTATGCGAAGTAAGTCCATTGGATAGCTTCCTTTGCGTTTGTAGCTGGCTTAGATACATCAAATCCGTATGCGTTACACATAGTGATTAAAGATTTTAAAGATGCAATTTGTTGTGCAACTTCTTCTCTGCTTCTGATGATATCTTCAGTCATTTCAGCTGTATCTAAAGTTTTCTTTTGAGCTACTTTATCAGCTATTAATCTGTCTACACCATAAAGAGCTACTCTTCTGTAGTCTCCTATGATTCTTCCTCTTCCGTATGCATCTGGTAAACCAGTGATGATTCCAGATCTTCTAGCTGCTCTGATATCATCAGTATATGCTGAGAATACACCATCGTTATGAGTAGGTCTGTTATTCTTGAAGAATTCAGCTGTTACTGGATCCATCTCATATCCATAAGATTCTAATGCGTTTTGAACTGTTCTTAATCCACCTTTAGGGAACATTGCTCTCTTTAATGGTGCATCAGTTTGTAATCCTACAATACTTTCTAATTCTTTCTCTATATATCCTGCTCCATATGCATCTACATCTGAAGGCATTTTAGTTTCTGCGTCGTAAACACCTTTTTCTATTTCTACTTTAAACATTTCTGTTAATTTATCCCATAATTTTTTAGAGTTATCAGTAGCACCTGCTAAAAATTCATCTCCACCTTCATATGGTGTATAGTTACTTTGTATAAAATCTCTTACGTTGATCTCTGTTTTCCAAAGATCTCCTTTGAAGCTATTTAAATAATTACTCATTTTATTCCTCCTGATTCCAAAATAGTCTTACTATGTGAAAAGTATAACAGCTTGAATAAAAAAAGTCAACCCTTTTTATTCATTATAATTTAACTTTTTTCACATTTATTAAGTTTAAGTTAACAACAGTCTTTTACTTTGATTTACAAAGTTCTCCTTATTGTAACTTATAACCCGTTAAATTACAAACTTTATTTGCTTTTTCACTTATTTTTTATCAAATTTGTCAACTTATATATTTATACCGGATGAAAGGTTCGGTTTCTGTATATTTTGTGTTCTTTTTTTTGCACTTGTGAAATAAAGAATTATATTTTTAGGTTAAAAACCAAAGACACAGTACTCTTATTTTAGTATTTAAAATTAAAAAGTATTAATTTTAAAGTTCGTCCCATCCATCTATGGAGGAACTCATATTGTATGAAGTTACATTCCCTTCAAAGAAATTGGCTTTTACATTTCCCTCTCCTTCGGTATCTGCTAATTTTTCCAGATGTTTATAAGGGTTTTTATCGTATCCCTCATAAAGTTTATTCAATCCAAGACTTCTGAGCCTTTCATTGGCCAGCCATTTAGTATAGTCTTCAATAGTTTTTTCTGTAACCCCTAGTATTTTCTTACCTATGATATGTTTACTCCACTTTATCTCCTGATCTACAGCTACTTCAAACATCTCATATATTTCTTTTTCACTAAAATAATCTACGTTTTCTTGTTTGATCTCATTTATCATATTTTGAAATAAGACTACATGGGATAGTTCGTCTCTGTTTATTAATTTAATAATATCAGAGGTCCCCATCATCTTATTCCTACTGGCAAGTAGATAGAAGAAGTTAAACCCATTGTAAAAATACAGTGATTCTAACAAAAAGTTAGCTACCAATACCTTGGAAAAATTCTTATTGCTGGGAGTATCTATAAAATCCTGGTATATCTTTGCTATGTACTGGTTTCTTTCAAACAATACCTCGTCATCTCTCCACTTGTCATATATAAGGTTTCTCTTTTCCTTGGGAAGGATACTCTCAATTATATATTGGTAGGATTGAGAATGGATAGCTTCCTGGTATGTCTGAATAGCCAGGATCAAATTTACCTCTGGAGCTGTTATATAGTTTGAAATATTCGGAACATTATTGGTTTGGATACTATCCAAAAATACTAAAAATGACAATATCCCATCATACGCATCCTTCTCCTCATCCACTAAACTGACATAGTCATTTTTATCCTGTGTCAGATCTGTTTTTTCTGGAATCCAAAAATTCCCCA is from Psychrilyobacter atlanticus DSM 19335 and encodes:
- the pflB gene encoding formate C-acetyltransferase codes for the protein MSNYLNSFKGDLWKTEINVRDFIQSNYTPYEGGDEFLAGATDNSKKLWDKLTEMFKVEIEKGVYDAETKMPSDVDAYGAGYIEKELESIVGLQTDAPLKRAMFPKGGLRTVQNALESYGYEMDPVTAEFFKNNRPTHNDGVFSAYTDDIRAARRSGIITGLPDAYGRGRIIGDYRRVALYGVDRLIADKVAQKKTLDTAEMTEDIIRSREEVAQQIASLKSLITMCNAYGFDVSKPATNAKEAIQWTYFAYLAATKHQDGAAMSLGRVSTFLDIYIEKDVAEGTITEEEAQEYMDQFIMKLRIVRFLRPPAYNELFSGDPTWVTESIGGMGTDGRTLVTKTSFRTLNTLYNLGPAPEPNLTVLWSTSLPENFKQFAAKVSMDTSSLQYENDDLMRNQFGDDYGIACCVSPMKIGKGMQFFGARVNLPKALLYAINGGKDEKSGAQVAPKFAPITSEYLDFDEVMEKLDQSMEWLSKVYGKALNIIHYMHDKYAYEAFQMSLHDLEIDRTQAHGIAGISIVADALAAIKNAKVKVIRNEDGLAVDYEIEGEYTPFGNNDDETDGFAVMITKNFMNKIRTHHMYRGARPTQSLLTITSNVVYGKKTGNTPDGRRAGEPFGPGANPMHGRDRRGAIASMSSVAKLPFEHANDGISYTFAITPGALGKEDSIRRNNLISLMDGYFSPTGGQHLNVNVFDRSLLEDAMERPELYPQLTIRVSGYAVNFVRLTKEQQLDVIKRTINSTM
- a CDS encoding ribonucleotide-diphosphate reductase subunit beta is translated as MDRKKIFNPFGIDSLDQRKIIGGDTTNIFNLNNVKYQWANNLYRTMMGNFWIPEKTDLTQDKNDYVSLVDEEKDAYDGILSFLVFLDSIQTNNVPNISNYITAPEVNLILAIQTYQEAIHSQSYQYIIESILPKEKRNLIYDKWRDDEVLFERNQYIAKIYQDFIDTPSNKNFSKVLVANFLLESLYFYNGFNFFYLLASRNKMMGTSDIIKLINRDELSHVVLFQNMINEIKQENVDYFSEKEIYEMFEVAVDQEIKWSKHIIGKKILGVTEKTIEDYTKWLANERLRSLGLNKLYEGYDKNPYKHLEKLADTEGEGNVKANFFEGNVTSYNMSSSIDGWDEL